Proteins from one Halovivax limisalsi genomic window:
- the tatA gene encoding twin-arginine translocase TatA/TatE family subunit: protein MVADIAPLFVPGMPGGPELLIILFIAILLFGANKIPKLARSTGEAMGEFQKGREKVETELEEMRETGDFDDTTADDDTDFVDTEPVTSEDATETETETETSSK, encoded by the coding sequence ATGGTAGCCGATATCGCACCGTTGTTCGTCCCCGGCATGCCCGGGGGACCGGAACTGTTGATCATCCTCTTCATCGCCATCTTGTTGTTCGGTGCCAACAAGATCCCGAAACTCGCACGCTCGACCGGCGAGGCGATGGGCGAGTTCCAGAAGGGGAGAGAGAAGGTAGAAACGGAACTCGAAGAGATGCGCGAAACCGGGGACTTCGACGACACGACCGCCGACGACGACACCGACTTCGTCGACACCGAGCCGGTCACGAGCGAGGACGCGACGGAGACTGAAACGGAGACGGAGACGAGTAGCAAGTAA
- a CDS encoding helix-turn-helix domain-containing protein, with amino-acid sequence MSTNAMEQFDVSMPTDLSSARAKLVYFCLAVRGAATADELCLALDLDKSTLLAIVATLRDRKHVVRENGRYQLA; translated from the coding sequence ATGAGCACAAACGCGATGGAGCAGTTCGACGTCTCGATGCCAACAGACCTCAGCTCGGCGCGGGCGAAACTCGTCTACTTCTGCCTCGCCGTCCGAGGAGCCGCGACGGCCGACGAACTGTGTCTGGCACTCGACCTCGATAAGAGTACCCTCCTCGCCATCGTCGCCACGCTCCGCGATCGGAAGCACGTGGTGCGCGAGAACGGCCGCTATCAACTGGCCTGA
- a CDS encoding succinylglutamate desuccinylase/aspartoacylase family protein, translating into MADAASGSDDDREPEPFTYSGGRVDPGETANIRYGISETYLGDPIRIPVTIVNGSGPGPTVFLTAASHGDELNGIEVVREVAHDWDHTDLHGTLVCVPVLNVPGFLAQERYLPIYDRDLNRSFPGKSDSTSAKRMADRIFSNFIAPCDFGLDFHTSTRGRTNMLHVRADTGDEAVKRLAFAFSSNVVIDGEGPEGTLRREATRAGVPTITIEMGEAHRFQRTLIDRALTGVASVLAEVGCHPESSVHWPGWRTVIEEAGEKTWLRADAGGIVDMKLGRGELVREGEVICTITNPFKEEDDIVSVEAPFTGLIVGVLENPVVYPGNPLCHLVALDDDTLRALERELEKSLSGLGVG; encoded by the coding sequence ATGGCCGACGCCGCGTCCGGGTCGGACGACGATCGCGAGCCGGAACCGTTCACCTACTCCGGCGGGCGGGTCGATCCCGGCGAGACCGCGAACATCCGATACGGGATCAGCGAGACCTACCTCGGGGATCCGATCCGGATCCCGGTGACGATCGTCAACGGGAGCGGGCCCGGCCCGACCGTCTTTCTCACCGCGGCCTCGCACGGCGACGAACTCAACGGGATCGAGGTCGTCCGCGAGGTCGCCCACGACTGGGATCACACTGACCTCCACGGGACGCTGGTCTGCGTACCGGTGCTGAACGTCCCCGGCTTCCTCGCGCAGGAGCGATACCTTCCGATCTACGACCGCGACCTCAACCGGTCGTTTCCGGGGAAGTCGGACTCGACCAGCGCGAAGCGGATGGCCGATCGCATCTTCTCGAACTTCATCGCCCCTTGCGACTTCGGCCTCGACTTTCACACCTCCACTCGCGGGCGAACGAACATGCTCCACGTCCGGGCCGACACGGGCGACGAGGCCGTCAAGCGCCTGGCCTTCGCCTTCAGTTCGAACGTCGTGATCGACGGCGAGGGCCCCGAGGGAACGCTCCGTCGCGAGGCGACGAGGGCCGGCGTTCCGACGATCACGATCGAGATGGGCGAGGCCCACCGATTCCAGCGGACGCTCATCGATCGGGCGCTGACCGGCGTCGCGAGCGTCCTGGCCGAGGTGGGCTGTCACCCCGAATCGTCGGTTCACTGGCCCGGGTGGCGAACCGTCATCGAAGAGGCCGGCGAGAAGACCTGGCTCCGCGCCGACGCGGGCGGCATCGTCGACATGAAACTCGGCCGGGGCGAGCTCGTCCGCGAGGGCGAGGTGATCTGTACGATCACGAACCCGTTCAAGGAGGAGGACGACATCGTCTCCGTCGAGGCGCCCTTTACGGGACTGATCGTCGGCGTCCTCGAGAACCCGGTCGTCTATCCCGGCAACCCGCTCTGTCACCTGGTCGCGCTCGACGACGACACGCTGCGCGCGCTCGAGCGCGAACTCGAGAAGTCGCTCTCCGGCCTCGGCGTCGGGTGA
- the sdhC gene encoding succinate dehydrogenase, cytochrome b556 subunit, with protein sequence MSQSYNRGLVEDFGRWREFAPGMWAWILHKFTGWILIGYLFTHIAVLSTALGAADATMAEIQANEDVYTTTLQGLEGLFIVRVLEVGLLAVAVFHILNGVRLLLVDLGIGLEAQDKSFYVSLIVTAAITVASVPTFMTEVGV encoded by the coding sequence ATGAGCCAGTCTTACAACCGCGGCCTCGTCGAGGACTTCGGTCGGTGGCGGGAGTTCGCGCCCGGGATGTGGGCGTGGATCCTCCACAAGTTCACCGGCTGGATCCTCATCGGCTACCTGTTCACCCACATCGCGGTGTTGAGCACGGCGCTGGGCGCGGCCGACGCCACGATGGCCGAGATTCAGGCCAACGAAGACGTCTACACCACGACGCTACAGGGTCTCGAGGGGCTCTTCATCGTTCGCGTCCTCGAGGTCGGCCTGCTGGCCGTCGCCGTCTTTCACATCCTGAACGGGGTTCGGCTGCTGCTGGTCGACCTGGGCATCGGCCTCGAGGCCCAGGACAAGAGCTTCTACGTCTCGCTGATCGTCACCGCCGCGATCACCGTCGCGAGCGTTCCCACGTTCATGACGGAGGTGGGCGTCTGA
- a CDS encoding succinate dehydrogenase/fumarate reductase iron-sulfur subunit, with translation MSTQQEQPQTDETEPGDDSGDAAEPEPAGPSPQDRRMERKADRAAERERAAEAAGPAGDSVHLKVFRFDPEVEAKQKPRFDDFHVPFEKGMTVLDALIYARDEFDSSLTFRHSCRQAVCGSDAFFINGRQRLGCQTQISDLDQPVRVEPLPHQEVVKDLVVEMEHFYEQMHAVEPYFQSEETPDAAELEEQHQTPENREKVKMSTRCIWCGACMSSCNIAAGDNQYLGPAAINKAYRFAMDDREEAELKEHRLRILEQEHGVWRCQTQFSCTEVCPKDIPLTEHIQELKREAVKQNLKFW, from the coding sequence ATGAGCACGCAACAGGAACAACCGCAGACCGACGAGACCGAACCAGGCGACGACAGTGGGGACGCGGCCGAGCCGGAACCGGCCGGACCCTCGCCGCAGGACCGTCGGATGGAGCGGAAAGCCGACCGGGCGGCCGAGCGTGAACGGGCGGCCGAGGCCGCCGGGCCGGCCGGCGACTCGGTCCACCTGAAGGTGTTCCGGTTCGACCCGGAAGTCGAGGCCAAGCAGAAACCGCGCTTCGACGACTTCCACGTCCCCTTCGAGAAGGGGATGACCGTCCTCGACGCGCTCATCTACGCCAGGGACGAGTTCGACTCGTCGCTGACCTTCCGTCACTCCTGCCGGCAGGCCGTCTGCGGCTCGGACGCGTTCTTCATCAACGGGCGCCAGCGCCTGGGCTGTCAGACCCAGATCTCGGACCTCGACCAGCCGGTACGCGTCGAGCCCCTGCCACACCAGGAGGTCGTCAAGGATCTGGTCGTCGAGATGGAGCACTTCTACGAGCAGATGCACGCCGTCGAGCCGTACTTCCAGTCCGAGGAGACGCCGGACGCGGCCGAGCTCGAAGAGCAGCACCAGACGCCCGAGAACCGCGAGAAGGTCAAGATGTCGACGCGGTGCATCTGGTGTGGCGCCTGCATGTCCTCCTGTAACATCGCGGCCGGGGACAACCAGTACCTGGGCCCCGCGGCGATCAACAAGGCCTACCGCTTCGCGATGGACGACCGCGAGGAGGCCGAGCTGAAGGAGCATCGACTGCGCATTCTCGAGCAGGAACACGGCGTCTGGCGGTGCCAGACGCAGTTCTCCTGCACCGAAGTGTGTCCGAAGGACATCCCGCTCACCGAGCACATTCAGGAGCTCAAGCGGGAGGCCGTCAAGCAGAACCTGAAATTCTGGTAA
- a CDS encoding HD domain-containing protein produces MSDSTGNGYRVYDPDEPHAFPDDKVNDVLAYVESDAEISAYLEAQNVNAVDRMRYNDHGPKHIEIVRNRALCLYDLMKAGGVEFNGARQQSLDADDEAVIIALAATLHDIGHIVHRDRHPFYSVPLASDVLDRVLPEFYGVADAVRMKGEILHAILCHHTPVDPLTLEAGVIRVADALDMERGRSRIPYEQGGRGINTLSSQAISRVSLYEGDSRPVMVEIEMTNAAGVYQVDNLLKAKLERSMLEEHVRIVAVNTNENRDALVERIEL; encoded by the coding sequence ATGAGCGATTCTACCGGCAACGGCTATCGGGTGTACGATCCCGACGAACCCCACGCCTTCCCCGACGACAAAGTGAACGACGTCCTCGCGTACGTCGAGAGCGACGCGGAGATTTCGGCGTACCTCGAGGCCCAGAACGTCAACGCCGTCGATCGAATGCGCTACAACGACCACGGCCCGAAACACATCGAAATCGTCCGGAACCGCGCCCTCTGTCTCTACGACCTGATGAAAGCGGGCGGCGTCGAATTCAACGGCGCTCGCCAACAATCGCTCGACGCGGACGACGAGGCCGTCATTATCGCGCTGGCCGCGACGCTGCACGACATCGGGCACATCGTCCACCGCGACCGACATCCGTTTTACTCCGTCCCGCTGGCGTCGGACGTGCTGGATCGGGTGCTCCCCGAATTTTACGGCGTCGCCGACGCCGTCCGGATGAAAGGCGAGATCCTGCACGCGATCCTCTGTCACCACACGCCGGTGGATCCGCTGACCCTCGAAGCGGGCGTCATCCGGGTCGCCGACGCGCTGGACATGGAGCGCGGGCGCTCTCGCATCCCCTACGAACAGGGCGGGCGCGGGATCAACACCCTCTCCAGTCAGGCGATCAGTCGGGTGTCGCTCTACGAGGGCGATTCGCGGCCGGTGATGGTCGAGATCGAGATGACGAACGCCGCCGGCGTCTACCAGGTCGACAACCTCCTCAAGGCCAAGCTCGAACGCTCGATGCTCGAAGAACACGTCCGCATCGTCGCGGTCAACACCAACGAAAATCGGGACGCACTGGTCGAACGCATCGAACTCTGA
- a CDS encoding succinate dehydrogenase hydrophobic membrane anchor subunit, which yields MAERYSSFTPGGTGWLLQRVTAAFLIVTLAFHFFLLHFVNHAYEVTFAGTTMRMENVGYMVTMILFLWAAAFHGVNGVYNALVNQGLSGTPKRIVLGILIVAGLALVAQGTYVALVMGGVLQ from the coding sequence ATGGCCGAGCGCTACTCCAGTTTCACGCCCGGCGGGACGGGCTGGCTCCTCCAGCGCGTGACGGCAGCGTTTCTGATCGTCACGCTCGCGTTTCACTTCTTCCTGCTGCACTTCGTCAATCACGCCTACGAGGTCACGTTCGCTGGAACGACCATGCGTATGGAGAACGTCGGCTACATGGTGACGATGATCCTCTTCCTCTGGGCGGCCGCCTTCCACGGCGTCAACGGCGTCTACAACGCGCTGGTCAATCAGGGCCTCTCCGGCACGCCCAAGCGGATCGTCCTCGGCATCTTGATCGTCGCCGGGCTCGCGCTCGTCGCGCAGGGAACCTACGTCGCCCTCGTCATGGGGGGAGTACTCCAATGA
- a CDS encoding XapX domain-containing protein, translating to MSTPLAALALLTGLLTGGLFRFLSIPIPAPPELPGLLGIVGLFLGYRLVDHLEIGVDLLDVLGL from the coding sequence ATGTCGACACCACTCGCCGCGCTCGCCCTGTTGACCGGATTGCTCACCGGAGGCCTGTTTCGGTTCCTCTCGATTCCGATTCCGGCGCCGCCGGAGTTACCCGGCCTGCTCGGAATCGTCGGTCTCTTCCTGGGCTATCGACTCGTCGACCACCTCGAGATCGGCGTCGATCTGCTTGACGTACTCGGCCTCTAA
- a CDS encoding FAD-binding protein, whose translation MYEHDVIVVGAGGAGLRAAIAAHEAGADAALVTKLHPVRSHTGAAEGGINAAIREGDDWELHAYDTMKGSDYLGDAPAIETLAQDSPEDTITLEHWGMPFSREEDGTVSQRPFGGLSFPRTTYAGAETGHHLLHTMYEQVVKRGIPVYDEWYVMNLAVTDEPDPNDRSCHGVVAYDVKSGQVEGFKANDGVILATGGPGQAFDHTTNAVSCTGDGQAMAYRAGVPLEDMEFVQFHPTTLPSTGVLISEGVRGEGGILYNEDGERFMFEHGYANNDGELASRDVVSRAELTEVNEGRGVEDEYVHLDMRHLGEERIVDRLENILHLAEDFEGVDGLVEPMPVKPGQHYEMGGIETDENGATCIDGLYAAGECACVSVHGANRLGGNALPELIVFGKRAGRHAAGEDLGEAEIRTGYGDDVEDETDVDAPVQPGRAGLDETSPAGQVATDGGGQALASGDVLDRAVEAERERVEYLMENDGTNHADIRSKLQTAMTDYVNVFRTEEGIKKALSIIRECREEYQHVGVADPSRTFNTDLQMTYETRNLIDVAETIALGALVRNEFRGAHWRQENQVRDDENWLKHTMITWDDGEPSIWYRPVILEGEDKTYEPKVRSY comes from the coding sequence ATGTACGAACACGACGTCATCGTCGTCGGCGCGGGCGGCGCCGGCCTCAGGGCCGCGATCGCAGCGCACGAGGCGGGCGCCGACGCGGCGCTCGTCACGAAACTCCACCCGGTCCGCAGTCACACCGGCGCGGCCGAGGGCGGCATCAACGCGGCGATCCGCGAGGGCGACGACTGGGAGCTGCACGCCTACGACACGATGAAGGGCTCGGACTACCTGGGCGACGCCCCCGCGATCGAGACGCTGGCCCAGGATTCGCCCGAGGACACGATCACCCTCGAACACTGGGGGATGCCGTTCTCCCGCGAAGAGGACGGCACCGTCTCCCAGCGACCGTTCGGCGGCCTCTCGTTCCCGCGGACGACCTACGCGGGCGCCGAGACCGGTCACCACCTGCTGCACACGATGTACGAGCAGGTCGTCAAGCGCGGGATCCCGGTCTACGACGAGTGGTACGTGATGAACCTCGCCGTGACCGACGAGCCGGACCCGAACGACCGCTCCTGTCACGGCGTCGTCGCCTACGACGTCAAATCCGGGCAGGTGGAGGGGTTCAAAGCGAACGACGGCGTCATCCTCGCCACGGGCGGGCCCGGCCAGGCGTTCGACCACACGACCAACGCCGTCTCCTGTACCGGCGACGGGCAGGCGATGGCCTACCGCGCGGGCGTCCCGCTGGAGGACATGGAGTTCGTCCAGTTCCACCCGACGACGCTGCCGAGTACGGGCGTGCTCATCTCCGAGGGCGTCCGCGGCGAGGGTGGCATCCTCTACAACGAGGACGGCGAGCGCTTCATGTTCGAACACGGCTACGCCAACAACGACGGCGAGCTGGCCTCGCGGGACGTGGTTTCGCGGGCGGAGCTCACCGAGGTCAACGAGGGTCGCGGCGTCGAGGACGAGTACGTCCACCTCGACATGCGCCACCTCGGCGAGGAGCGCATCGTGGACCGCCTGGAGAACATCCTCCACCTCGCGGAGGACTTCGAGGGCGTCGACGGGCTCGTCGAACCGATGCCGGTCAAGCCCGGTCAGCACTACGAGATGGGCGGCATCGAGACCGACGAGAACGGTGCGACGTGTATCGACGGCCTCTACGCGGCCGGCGAGTGCGCATGCGTCTCCGTCCACGGCGCGAACCGCCTCGGCGGGAACGCCCTGCCAGAACTGATCGTCTTCGGCAAGCGCGCCGGCCGCCACGCAGCGGGTGAGGACCTCGGCGAGGCGGAGATTCGGACGGGGTACGGGGACGACGTCGAGGACGAGACCGACGTCGACGCGCCCGTCCAGCCCGGTCGCGCCGGTCTCGACGAGACGAGTCCCGCGGGCCAGGTCGCGACGGACGGCGGCGGCCAGGCGCTGGCGAGCGGGGACGTCCTCGACCGCGCCGTCGAAGCCGAGCGCGAGCGCGTGGAGTACCTGATGGAAAACGACGGGACGAACCACGCCGACATCCGCTCGAAGCTCCAGACGGCGATGACGGACTACGTCAACGTCTTCCGGACAGAGGAGGGCATCAAGAAGGCGCTTTCGATCATCCGCGAGTGTCGCGAGGAGTACCAGCACGTCGGCGTCGCCGACCCCTCGCGAACGTTCAACACCGACCTCCAGATGACCTACGAGACGCGCAACCTGATCGACGTCGCAGAGACGATCGCGCTCGGGGCGCTCGTCCGCAACGAGTTCCGCGGCGCTCACTGGCGCCAGGAGAATCAGGTTCGCGACGACGAGAACTGGCTCAAGCACACGATGATCACCTGGGACGACGGTGAACCGTCGATCTGGTACCGGCCCGTCATCCTCGAGGGCGAGGACAAAACCTACGAGCCGAAGGTCCGGAGCTACTGA